A region of Myxococcus stipitatus DSM 14675 DNA encodes the following proteins:
- the gpmI gene encoding 2,3-bisphosphoglycerate-independent phosphoglycerate mutase: MTPAHKVLLCILDGWGIRHEREANAILLAGTPHLDKLTSPYPFTELATSGLAVGLPEGQMGNSEVGHTNIGAGRIVYQDLVRINRAVESGELAQNPVLRAAMDGVKADGKALHLLGLVSPGGVHSSMDHLFALLRAARERGVAHVYVHAFLDGRDTPPQSALGYVEQLERFLHETQAGRIATVSGRYYAMDRDKRWDRVQLAYEALVHGQGPKAPDALSAIRASYAEKVTDEFVKPTLIANGDGTPVGRIQDGDTVLFFNFRADRARELTQALAYPSFKEFDRGGLRLGRYVCMTQYDETFDLPVAFGPDQPQDIFPELLSRQGLRQFRTAETEKYAHVTFFFNGGREVVYPGEDRFLVPSPRDVKTYDLKPEMSAREVTAELVKRLDSGTYDFALANFANPDMVGHSGRLDAAMQAVRVVDECLGVLGKACERNGWVLAISADHGNCEQMVDPVTGEPHTAHTLNPVPFHLIHPAFRGQKLRPGILADIAPTLCKVMGLPQSKEMNRMGVLP; this comes from the coding sequence ATGACTCCCGCACACAAGGTCCTGCTCTGCATCCTGGACGGCTGGGGCATCCGCCACGAGCGCGAGGCGAATGCCATCCTCCTGGCCGGAACGCCGCACCTCGACAAGCTGACGAGCCCCTATCCCTTCACCGAGCTGGCGACCTCCGGCCTGGCCGTGGGCCTGCCCGAGGGGCAGATGGGCAACTCGGAGGTGGGCCACACCAACATCGGCGCGGGCCGAATCGTCTACCAGGACCTGGTGCGCATCAACCGCGCGGTGGAGTCCGGGGAGCTGGCGCAGAACCCGGTGCTGCGCGCGGCGATGGACGGCGTGAAGGCGGACGGCAAGGCGCTGCACCTGCTGGGATTGGTGTCGCCCGGCGGTGTGCACTCGTCGATGGACCACCTGTTCGCCCTGCTGCGGGCCGCGCGCGAGCGAGGTGTTGCCCACGTCTACGTGCATGCGTTCCTGGATGGACGCGACACGCCGCCGCAGAGCGCGCTGGGCTACGTGGAGCAGTTGGAGCGCTTCCTCCACGAGACGCAGGCGGGCCGCATCGCCACGGTGAGCGGGCGCTACTACGCCATGGACCGCGACAAGCGGTGGGACCGGGTGCAGCTCGCCTATGAGGCGCTGGTGCACGGCCAGGGCCCCAAGGCGCCGGACGCGCTGAGCGCCATCCGCGCGTCGTACGCGGAGAAGGTCACCGACGAGTTCGTGAAGCCCACCCTCATCGCCAACGGAGACGGCACCCCGGTGGGCCGCATCCAGGACGGCGACACGGTGCTGTTCTTCAACTTCCGGGCGGACCGCGCGCGGGAGCTGACCCAGGCGCTGGCGTACCCGAGCTTCAAGGAGTTCGACCGAGGCGGGCTGCGGCTGGGGCGCTACGTCTGCATGACCCAGTACGACGAGACGTTCGACCTGCCCGTGGCCTTTGGTCCGGACCAGCCGCAGGACATCTTCCCGGAGCTGCTGTCGCGCCAGGGGCTGCGCCAGTTCCGCACGGCGGAGACGGAGAAGTACGCGCACGTGACGTTCTTCTTCAACGGCGGACGCGAGGTCGTCTACCCCGGTGAGGACCGCTTCCTCGTGCCCAGCCCGCGCGACGTGAAGACCTACGACTTGAAGCCGGAGATGTCCGCGCGCGAGGTGACGGCGGAGCTGGTGAAGCGGCTGGACTCGGGCACGTATGACTTCGCGCTCGCGAACTTCGCCAACCCGGACATGGTGGGCCACAGCGGCCGGCTGGACGCGGCCATGCAGGCGGTGCGCGTGGTGGACGAGTGCCTGGGCGTGCTCGGCAAGGCGTGTGAGCGCAATGGCTGGGTGCTGGCCATCTCCGCGGACCACGGCAACTGCGAGCAGATGGTGGACCCCGTCACGGGCGAGCCGCACACGGCGCACACGCTCAACCCGGTGCCCTTCCACCTCATCCACCCGGCCTTCCGGGGACAGAAGCTGCGCCCTGGCATCCTCGCGGACATCGCCCCCACCCTGTGCAAGGTGATGGGCCTGCCCCAGTCGAAGGAGATGAACCGGATGGGTGTCCTGCCTTGA
- a CDS encoding ComF family protein: MLKALLDVLYPPACIACARVLPGPGAFFCESCDTAVERLPPACCRTCAEPGTFPGATCPRCRASPPPFSRAWAPFAHEGPVSRAIHRFKYEDRPELAAPLGELLAAEARSFLTHAPTLVVALPLHTRRYRARKYDQAQLLAGALAKHLGHEAPVGWLTRTRETQRQVGLSEEARADNVDGAFRATTDVADRDVLLLDDVFTTGATARAAATALSAAGASRVEVLTLARAFTLT, encoded by the coding sequence GTGCTGAAGGCCCTGCTGGACGTGCTCTATCCCCCCGCGTGCATCGCCTGCGCGCGGGTGCTGCCCGGCCCCGGGGCCTTCTTCTGTGAGTCCTGCGACACGGCGGTGGAGCGCCTGCCCCCCGCCTGCTGTCGCACCTGCGCCGAGCCCGGCACCTTTCCCGGGGCCACCTGCCCGCGCTGCCGCGCCTCGCCGCCGCCCTTCTCCCGAGCCTGGGCCCCCTTCGCGCACGAGGGGCCCGTCTCCCGCGCCATCCACCGCTTCAAGTACGAGGACCGGCCGGAGCTGGCCGCGCCCCTCGGGGAGCTGCTCGCGGCCGAGGCGCGAAGCTTCCTCACCCACGCCCCCACCCTCGTGGTGGCGCTGCCGCTGCACACCCGCCGCTACCGTGCGCGCAAGTACGACCAGGCCCAGCTCCTCGCGGGCGCGCTGGCGAAGCACCTGGGCCACGAGGCGCCCGTGGGGTGGCTCACCCGGACGCGGGAGACCCAGCGCCAGGTGGGACTGAGCGAAGAGGCCCGCGCCGACAACGTCGACGGGGCCTTCCGTGCCACCACCGATGTCGCCGACCGCGACGTGCTGCTGCTCGACGATGTCTTCACCACGGGAGCCACCGCTCGCGCCGCCGCCACGGCCTTGAGCGCGGCGGGGGCCTCTCGCGTGGAAGTGCTGACGCTCGCCCGCGCCTTCACGCTGACCTGA
- a CDS encoding 23S rRNA (pseudouridine(1915)-N(3))-methyltransferase RlmH, whose product MKVRLLSIGKDRSGLYEPAVQEYARRLGHYTRFELVELTEASGKKLKPGDAKASEAEAILSRRKPQDWVVALDERGSLLDSVELSRYVGKAQTGAKDLLFVIGGDEGLDASVRDAANLTLSLSKMTLPHRLARVVLVEQLYRAFTILKGEPYHK is encoded by the coding sequence CTGAAGGTCCGCCTCCTCTCCATCGGCAAGGACCGCTCCGGCCTCTACGAGCCGGCGGTCCAGGAGTATGCCCGCCGTCTGGGGCACTACACCCGCTTCGAGCTGGTGGAGCTGACCGAGGCGAGCGGCAAGAAGCTCAAGCCCGGCGACGCCAAGGCCTCCGAGGCGGAGGCCATCCTCTCGCGGCGCAAGCCGCAGGACTGGGTGGTGGCGCTGGATGAGCGAGGCTCGCTGCTCGACTCGGTGGAGCTGAGCCGCTACGTGGGCAAGGCCCAGACGGGCGCCAAGGACCTGCTGTTCGTCATTGGCGGCGACGAGGGCCTGGACGCGAGCGTGCGCGACGCGGCGAACCTCACGCTGTCGCTGTCGAAGATGACGCTGCCCCACCGGCTGGCCCGCGTCGTGCTGGTGGAGCAGCTCTACCGCGCGTTCACGATTCTCAAGGGCGAGCCGTACCACAAGTAG
- a CDS encoding RNA ligase RtcB family protein, giving the protein MSTADTTPTPTPSAPVRIIASPQSWIEGEAVRQLEAVARLPGMRLAVGLPDLHPGKGAPVGAAFTSEGILYPYLVGSDIGCGMGLWDVGMLARKAKAERWASKLDVEGAWNGDVEGFLAEEGVKSTGFEASLGTVGGGNHFAELQRVEAVHDAEAFASLGLAADRLLLLVHSGSRGLGEAILRAHVDRHAAGGLAADSAEASAYLTRHDHAVAWARANRALVARRMLDGIGAPGRRVLDVCHNSVTARRDARGTRWLHRKGAAPADEGPVVIPGSRGALSYLVAPLGDGTGSAFSLAHGAGRKWTRTAARERIKERFTAESLTRTSFKSHVVCENKDLLFEEAPPAYKPIDRVVTDLVEAGLVRVVATLAPVLTYKTRSHAE; this is encoded by the coding sequence ATGAGCACCGCCGACACGACCCCCACCCCCACCCCTTCCGCGCCTGTGCGCATCATCGCCTCGCCCCAGTCGTGGATCGAGGGAGAGGCGGTGCGGCAGCTCGAGGCCGTGGCTCGACTTCCCGGCATGCGCCTGGCGGTGGGGCTCCCCGACCTGCACCCCGGCAAGGGCGCTCCCGTCGGCGCCGCCTTCACCTCGGAAGGCATCCTCTATCCCTACCTGGTGGGCAGCGACATCGGCTGTGGCATGGGGTTGTGGGACGTGGGGATGCTCGCACGCAAGGCCAAGGCCGAACGGTGGGCATCGAAGCTGGATGTGGAGGGAGCCTGGAACGGAGACGTGGAAGGCTTCCTGGCGGAGGAAGGCGTGAAGTCCACCGGCTTCGAGGCGTCACTCGGCACGGTGGGCGGCGGTAATCACTTCGCCGAGCTTCAACGGGTGGAGGCCGTGCACGACGCGGAGGCCTTCGCCTCCCTGGGCCTGGCCGCGGACCGGCTGCTGCTCCTGGTGCACTCGGGCTCGCGAGGACTGGGCGAGGCGATTCTCCGGGCCCATGTGGACCGTCACGCGGCGGGAGGGCTGGCGGCGGACTCGGCCGAGGCCTCCGCCTACCTGACACGGCATGACCACGCGGTGGCGTGGGCCCGGGCCAACCGGGCGCTGGTGGCGCGGCGCATGTTGGATGGCATCGGCGCTCCGGGCCGTCGGGTGTTGGACGTCTGCCACAACAGCGTCACCGCGCGGCGAGACGCGCGGGGGACGCGGTGGCTGCATCGCAAGGGCGCGGCGCCGGCGGATGAAGGGCCCGTGGTGATTCCGGGCAGCCGTGGCGCGCTGAGCTATCTGGTGGCACCGCTGGGAGATGGGACGGGCAGCGCGTTCAGCCTCGCGCACGGCGCGGGACGCAAGTGGACGCGGACGGCCGCCCGGGAGCGCATCAAGGAGCGCTTCACCGCGGAGTCCCTCACACGCACCTCCTTCAAGAGCCACGTCGTCTGCGAGAACAAGGACCTGCTCTTCGAGGAAGCACCGCCTGCGTACAAGCCCATAGACCGCGTGGTGACGGACCTGGTGGAAGCGGGGCTGGTGAGAGTGGTGGCCACCCTGGCGCCGGTGCTGACGTACAAGACGCGCTCCCACGCGGAGTAG